From one Macellibacteroides fermentans genomic stretch:
- a CDS encoding 3-keto-disaccharide hydrolase, giving the protein MKYNVTLNWILFFLIACTVQVQSRDKTDENKIFKLSKSEKKENFRFLFDGSSMDNWVGNKTEYVLEDGCIVMRPQQNIGGNLYTKDSFDNFVLRFEFMLTPEANNGLGIRHQTMDDKNYQGMELQILDNEAPVYADLKPYQYHGSLYGYAPAKRGFLKKTGEWNQQEVIADGSRIKITLNGEVILDTDINEVTKDIPAEKIQKGLLNKNGRIAFLGHGSVVKFRNIRIKEIR; this is encoded by the coding sequence ATGAAGTACAACGTGACATTAAATTGGATCTTGTTTTTTCTCATTGCATGCACGGTGCAGGTACAAAGTCGGGACAAAACGGATGAGAACAAGATTTTCAAACTGAGCAAATCCGAGAAAAAAGAAAATTTCAGATTTCTCTTTGACGGATCTTCCATGGATAACTGGGTGGGCAACAAAACCGAATATGTATTGGAAGACGGATGCATTGTTATGCGACCTCAACAAAACATAGGAGGCAACCTGTACACCAAAGATTCCTTTGATAATTTTGTTTTACGCTTCGAATTCATGCTCACCCCCGAGGCCAACAACGGTCTGGGTATCCGTCACCAAACGATGGACGATAAGAACTATCAGGGAATGGAGCTGCAAATATTAGATAACGAAGCACCGGTGTATGCCGACTTAAAACCCTATCAATATCATGGTTCGCTGTACGGATATGCACCTGCCAAGCGCGGATTTTTGAAAAAGACCGGCGAATGGAATCAGCAGGAGGTTATAGCCGATGGATCCCGGATTAAAATTACACTCAACGGAGAAGTGATATTAGACACAGACATCAATGAGGTAACCAAAGATATCCCGGCAGAGAAAATTCAAAAAGGTTTGCTTAACAAGAACGGCCGTATCGCATTTCTTGGACACGGGTCGGTTGTGAAATTCAGAAACATCCGTATAAAAGAAATCCGTTAG
- the tnpC gene encoding IS66 family transposase encodes MLENEQTIRAKEQEILDKKQEILAKEQEIYEKKQEAFESKLELIEAQEEIDRLRWKLVCLNRFCWGSSSEKRRLPLDPSQLSICFVQSPQNVNIEQEKQKEQKEIEKDKEYSRFRKSFKEKKISHARKPIPSELPRISKVLEPSVDLSGAIRMGEEVTERYAVQPRKLYVEQLVRPRYKLPDGSIVIAPLPTMAYPRSNASESALTHIAVSKYADHLPLNRQIEIFSREGVHLSASTVSNWMTATAQCIEPIYNELRETLKASRYVQADETPHKVLESEKPGSLHQGYMWVFYLPHCKSPYIEYHPGRSSSALGTLLSGKTEIVQSDGYAVYDVFDKLEGKIHLCCWAHVRRKFVEAESYDPPSARYVLDEIGKLYAVEDEIRKKELTNAQATNLRKENAYPIIKGLEVWTTENLLKTPPDSPLDKAIRYMYTRFEQLSHYVNDAELAIDNNAVERAIRPITLSRKNCLFSGSHDAAHTAAIFFSLLGACKENNVNPTHWLMDCLTRVQNCDPKNYKELLPHNWKK; translated from the coding sequence ATCTTAGAGAATGAGCAAACTATCCGGGCGAAGGAACAAGAGATCCTTGATAAGAAACAAGAGATTCTTGCGAAAGAACAAGAGATCTATGAGAAGAAGCAAGAGGCCTTTGAAAGTAAACTTGAACTTATAGAAGCGCAGGAAGAGATTGACCGCCTGCGCTGGAAGCTGGTCTGTTTGAATCGTTTCTGCTGGGGAAGCTCCAGTGAAAAACGACGGCTTCCTCTGGATCCTTCCCAATTAAGCATCTGCTTTGTTCAGTCTCCACAAAATGTGAATATAGAACAGGAGAAGCAGAAAGAACAGAAAGAGATAGAAAAGGACAAAGAATATTCCCGTTTTCGTAAAAGCTTCAAGGAGAAAAAGATCTCGCATGCACGCAAACCTATTCCTTCAGAACTTCCACGCATCAGCAAAGTTCTGGAGCCATCGGTTGATCTGAGCGGAGCGATCAGAATGGGTGAAGAGGTTACCGAGCGTTATGCTGTTCAGCCGCGCAAGTTGTATGTGGAGCAATTGGTACGCCCGCGCTACAAACTCCCTGATGGAAGTATTGTAATAGCTCCCCTTCCTACAATGGCCTATCCCCGGAGCAATGCATCGGAGAGCGCGTTGACCCATATCGCCGTATCTAAGTATGCAGACCATCTTCCACTAAACCGTCAGATAGAGATATTTTCACGCGAAGGGGTTCACTTGTCGGCTTCTACGGTCAGCAACTGGATGACTGCGACCGCCCAATGTATAGAGCCTATATATAATGAACTGCGTGAGACGCTGAAAGCGAGTCGTTACGTGCAGGCTGATGAAACTCCTCATAAGGTGTTGGAATCAGAGAAACCCGGATCGTTGCATCAGGGGTATATGTGGGTTTTTTATCTGCCCCATTGCAAAAGTCCATATATTGAATACCACCCGGGCCGTAGCTCTTCAGCGTTAGGTACACTGTTAAGCGGAAAAACCGAGATCGTACAAAGTGATGGTTATGCAGTCTATGATGTTTTCGACAAGCTGGAAGGGAAGATACATCTGTGCTGCTGGGCCCATGTCCGGCGAAAGTTTGTCGAAGCCGAAAGCTATGATCCGCCATCGGCACGTTATGTGCTTGATGAAATTGGAAAACTTTATGCCGTGGAAGACGAAATACGGAAAAAAGAACTAACAAATGCCCAGGCAACCAACTTGAGGAAGGAAAATGCGTACCCGATAATTAAAGGGCTGGAAGTCTGGACAACAGAAAACCTGCTGAAAACACCCCCTGACTCTCCACTTGATAAGGCAATACGTTATATGTATACCCGCTTTGAACAGCTATCTCATTATGTCAATGATGCCGAATTGGCTATTGACAACAACGCTGTGGAGCGTGCTATACGCCCAATTACCCTGAGCCGGAAAAATTGCCTCTTCTCCGGATCACACGATGCGGCACATACCGCTGCTATATTTTTCTCTTTACTGGGTGCATGTAAAGAAAACAACGTAAACCCAACACACTGGTTAATGGATTGCCTGACCAGGGTACAAAACTGTGATCCCAAAAATTACAAGGAACTATTACCTCATAACTGGAAAAAGTAA
- a CDS encoding TolC family protein, translated as MKILIIISTILVSIPLIAQNNINSVLDSIEANNTTLKSLRLTADAQKLGNKTSIYLDNPEVEFNYLWGKPGNIGSRTDINIKQTFDIPTISGMKSRVANGQNTLIEFQYKADRMNILLEAKQYCIDLVYFNALKRELDVRMQHAETIAKGYKDRLDRGDANRLEYNKIQLNLASVLGELSRVEVERNALLSQLRRLNGGVDIALDEDQFVQAQLPLNFNDWYAEAEQKNPVLAYIKQEIEVGKSQVSLSKASNWPTFSTGYMSEKVVGQQYQGFTVGISIPLWENKNRVKQAKVAVSAAESREADRKQQFYSQLQSLYNRANGLKVIAEKYRQSLANVNNTDLLKKALDTGEISLLDYIVEIGLYYTTVNQALEAERDYQKAIAELSAVEL; from the coding sequence ATGAAAATATTAATAATAATATCGACAATATTGGTGAGCATTCCGTTGATTGCCCAGAATAATATAAATTCAGTATTAGATTCGATTGAGGCAAACAACACAACGCTGAAATCGTTACGCCTGACTGCTGATGCGCAGAAATTAGGAAATAAAACGAGTATATACCTTGACAATCCTGAAGTTGAATTCAACTATTTGTGGGGAAAGCCGGGTAATATTGGTTCCCGAACTGATATCAATATAAAGCAGACTTTCGATATCCCGACTATTTCGGGAATGAAAAGTCGTGTAGCCAACGGACAGAATACTTTGATAGAATTTCAATATAAAGCCGATCGCATGAATATCCTGTTGGAAGCGAAGCAATATTGTATTGATTTAGTCTACTTTAACGCCCTGAAACGAGAATTGGATGTGCGCATGCAACACGCTGAAACCATTGCTAAAGGCTATAAAGACCGACTGGATAGAGGAGATGCGAATCGTTTGGAATATAATAAGATTCAATTGAATCTAGCCTCTGTTCTAGGCGAGCTTTCTCGTGTTGAGGTAGAACGCAATGCTTTATTGTCGCAATTGAGAAGGCTTAACGGCGGTGTGGATATAGCGTTGGACGAAGACCAATTTGTACAAGCACAATTACCGCTGAATTTTAATGATTGGTATGCAGAGGCTGAGCAAAAAAATCCGGTGCTGGCTTATATCAAGCAGGAAATTGAAGTTGGAAAAAGTCAGGTTAGCCTTAGTAAGGCTTCAAACTGGCCTACTTTTTCGACAGGTTATATGAGTGAGAAAGTTGTTGGTCAGCAATATCAGGGATTTACTGTTGGTATTTCCATTCCCTTGTGGGAAAATAAAAACCGTGTGAAACAAGCAAAAGTTGCTGTTTCGGCAGCCGAATCGCGAGAAGCTGACCGTAAACAACAGTTCTACAGTCAACTTCAATCTCTTTACAATAGGGCAAATGGATTGAAAGTAATTGCCGAAAAGTATCGTCAGTCGCTGGCAAACGTAAACAATACAGATTTACTGAAAAAAGCACTTGACACGGGTGAAATTTCACTGTTGGACTATATAGTTGAAATTGGTTTGTACTATACAACTGTAAATCAGGCATTGGAAGCCGAACGTGATTATCAGAAAGCGATTGCTGAACTATCTGCAGTGGAACTCTAA